From the genome of Lotus japonicus ecotype B-129 chromosome 6, LjGifu_v1.2, one region includes:
- the LOC130725031 gene encoding uncharacterized protein LOC130725031, with the protein MASDSDNIIPLAAAFEMNEAKRVPIPDPPYEVEKRAIWKSQVLIPISVNGTLRAILGPLKKAKKDRLTSLPDGYEQFHPSICGEELILAFRPSYRLPFLKDPKRAFRSAPPNSTAGDGAYLKWLDRVEASKSGHWKVTGIFDLIQLSRSPISYNPAMLLSSLFFWERSTNSFHVPFGMITPTLLDVAAITGLWVVGDDYHSSAVPTKPIAISTDNIAFSRFIKDHYVEEGEVSDAEHVAFLLYWLSAYVFCTKSLRIPAKLLPLANLLHEGRKIAMARLVLGNIYQMINEAVADIRDPKVVSLNAAGPLWLLQLWMNTVFESFLPAKKPPSMVSNTRIDAHRLETVTPPYDASTFEADFKKYFTMFFELRRYRSSFAPYSKPSYGPRWLRNSYPNLPGSEDLSQHQIELWQAILSPRVLTINFVSNDFTLCGYNPQLVSRQFGLSQDLPNTLFDQSLVLYPDAITKRSAFDTTINYYNEELIGLSPFNFTPSFYVTKAFKTW; encoded by the coding sequence atggcttctgattCTGACAATATCATTCCATTGGCTGCTGCTTTTGAAATGAACGAAGCCAAACGAGTCCCTATACCAGACCCACCGTATGAGGTGGAGAAgagggctatctggaaatctcaGGTACTCATCCctatctctgttaatggtacccTACGTGCCATCTTAGGTCCTTTGAAGAAAGCGAAAAAGGATAGGCTTACTAGTCTTCCTGATGGTTATGAACAATTTCACCCCAGTATTTGTGGGGAAGAGCTTATTCTTGCTTTTCGACCTTCCTATCGCTTGCCCTTTCTGAAAGATCCAAAAAGGGCTTTTAGGTCTGCCCCGCCCAATTCGACTGCTGGTGACGGAGCCTATTTGAAATGGCTTGATAGGGTGGAAGCCAGTAAGTCTGGGCACTGGAAAGTCACCGGGATTTTCGACCTAATTCAATTGTCGAGGTCGCCAATCTCttataaccctgctatgctcTTGAGCTCACTCTTTTTTTGGGAAAGGTCTACCAACAGCTTTCATGTTCCTTTTGGCATGATCACTCCCACTCTTCTCGATGTCGCTGCCATCACTGGCCTTTGGGTTGTGGGTGATGATTATCATTCCTCTGCTGTCCCAACAAAACCCATCGCCATTTCGACAGACAACATAGCCTTCAGTAGATTCATTAAGGATCATTATGTCGAAGAGGGTGAGGTTTCTGAcgctgagcatgtcgcgtttctcTTATATTGGCTTTCTGCTTATGTATTCTGTACCAAGTCTCTGAGGATTCCAGCCAAGCTTCTTCCTTTGGCTAACTTGTTGCATGAGGGTCGAAAAATTGCTATGGCTAGACTTGTGCTTGGTAACATTTATCAGATGATTAATGAAGCAGTAGCCGATATCCGAGATCCCAAAGTTGTGTCTCTGAACGCAGCCGGCCCATTGTGGTTgcttcagctttggatgaataCGGTTTTCGAGTCGTTTCTCCCAGCCAAGAAACCTCCTTCCATGGTGTCCAACACAAGGATTGACGCTCACAGGCTTGAAACCGTAACCCCTCCTTATGATGCTTCTACCTTTGAGGCCGATTTCAAAAAGTATTTCACCATGTTCTTCGAACTGAGGCGCTACCGTTCCAGCTTTGCACCATACAGCAAACCCTCTtatggccctcggtggctaagAAACTCCTACCCCAACCTTCCTGGCTCAGAGGATCTCTCTCAACATCAGATCGAACTCTGGCAAGCCATCCTATCCCCTAGGGTGCTGACTATCAATTTTGTCAGTAATGACTTCACCTTGTGCGGTTATAACCCTCAGCTCGTCTCTCGACAATTTGGGCTAAGTCAGGATTTGCCCAACACATTATTCGATCAATCGCTTGTCCTTTATCCTGACGCCATCACTAAACGTAGTGCCTTTGACACCACCATCAACTACTACAATGAGGAGCTGATCGGCCTTAGCCCTTTTAACTTTACTCCATCCTTTTATGTCACCAAGGCGTTTAAAACTTGGTAG
- the LOC130725906 gene encoding uncharacterized protein LOC130725906 produces the protein MGSRLGKRVVNFANLPIKLLMPSSFTNITEIALKTIPSASKIEIKRVLESLYGFEVEKVQTLNRDGKKKKIGGLLIAKPDYKKAYVTLKNPLSIDPNLYPIRIIEEDRRNLNKQAKSSVVEEAPNKTHWLDHKKDEKKAQPHRPYHGANRDTPRESQRSRPQYGSNRRADAAPAAKFPWTSMRSARGATR, from the coding sequence ATGGGAAGCAGACTGGGAAAAAGGGTAGTGAACTTCGCAAACCTACCAATCAAGCTCTTGATGCCGAGTTCCTTCACAAACATCACAGAAATCGCCCTGAAAACCATCCCATCCGCCTCCAAGATCGAGATCAAGCGCGTCCTGGAATCCCTCTACGGCTTCGAGGTCGAAAAGGTGCAAACTCTCAACAGAgacggaaagaagaagaagattggtGGCTTATTGATCGCAAAACCTGACTACAAGAAAGCCTATGTTACCCTCAAGAACCCGCTCTCCATCGACCCCAACCTCTACCCGATCCGAATCATCGAGGAGGATAGGAGGAATCTCAACAAGCAGGCTAAGTCCAGCGTCGTCGAGGAAGCGCCGAATAAGACGCACTGGCTTGATCACAAGAAGGATGAGAAGAAGGCTCAGCCACACAGGCCCTATCACGGTGCCAACCGCGATACCCCGAGGGAGAGTCAGCGGTCCAGGCCACAATACGGTTCCAACCGCCGTGCTGATGCTGCTCCTGCTGCCAAGTTTCCCTGGACCAGCATGAGGTCTGCCAGAGGTGCTACTAGATAG